The genomic stretch TAAAATTTTGTCATCGAGAGCCATGGCATTGAACAGCGTGTTTAATTCCAGATCTTTGATCCGTGCTTTTTCATTCGAAGATAATTTCAGCTGTAGTTCAAAATCATGATCTCTATACATCAAAAAAGCTTTCATGATTTAATGCGCTCCTTTAAGAGATCATATGTAAGTCGGTGCTGTTCGGCAATGGATAGCGCATAGGCGAGTCCGTCAGCCGGTCTTCTAAGGATTTTATATGTTCGCAATGCGGGATTTTCGGGAACAACCGTGCTGACCATACTTGCGGTTTTCTCGCTGAAAGGGGTCAATTCATCAATAAACGTTACCCAGACGCACAACAGATCCAGTTGTATTATGTCTTCCATTACTTTTTTGCTCAGAAAAACAGCGTCCTTTAATGTTGTGGATGTGAAAATTTCGTTCATTATAATGATGCTGTCTGATGTTGCCTCATTTAGAATATCGTAAATTCTGAGCAGATCATCCGCCAGTTTGCCCCTCAGGTCTTTGATGTTTTCCTCTTTTTCAAAATGGGTAAAGAGCTTATCGTACAGAAAAAGTTGCGCTTTTCTACCCGGGACAGGGCAACCAATGCCGGCCAGATAATGCAACTGCCCGAAGGTACGGGCAAAGGTTGTTTTTCCACCTTGGTTGGGACCGGATACAACAAAGATGCGCTCCTTGCCTTTCAGGAAAAAATCATTGCAGACAACGGACGAGTCCTCGGTAATGAGTTTATCGGCCAGGGCTAAATCAAATCCTGTATAATTATAAACCTCCTTGCTTTTATTGGAGATCCTGGGATAACAGAATGTCAATCCCACTTGTTCGAATTTCGCTAAATATTCCAGATAGGCAATGTAAAATTGTATTTCCCGGTCAAAAACGGCGATAGTATCATCCAGATAATTACTGTTTTTCGCACAATAATTATCAAGATCCAGAAATATGTCGGGGTACAAATCGGCTAGTAAATCAAGCACCCTGGCTTCAACATGGTTCATGCCCGACCGGGTGGGAAATTTAACCCTGTAATCTTTCACCGCACCCTGTTTGAATTTGGCAAATGTTTTTTCAACATCCGCGCTGTAATCGATTTCAGCTGCATATTTGCGAACCTTGATTCGGTTCCCATTAATAAGCAGACAATATTTAATATCTGATAGATCGGCTCTTAGCTTTTTCGTTTCCGCCAGAAGCGAGGTGAAACGGTCCGAATCGGCATAGTCAGCCAAATAAGCTCGAAAAGCCAAAAATCCGCGTGATTTTAAATCTATATGGAAAAGATCATGTACAAGATCATTGATAGCATCGCAATAAATCTCCATCGCCTCCAGAAACCATCCTTCTTTATGGTATTTGTAGGAAAGTGTATCTGCCAAGGTAAGATATCGGCGCATTATCCTCATTTTTTGCGCAAATGAATTTATATTTTCCAACAGAGTTTCGTTCCCAAATTCCTGCATGATTTCCTGACGATATTTGATCAGGTCGATATCATTCAAGGGAGTGTAAAAAAATGGTTTTAAATCATATTCCTCCTTGTTCGCCGTGATGGCGTCGATAATCTGATCAAGATTCAAATCAACAAAAACGGCAGGTGCTTCAAGTGTTTCATTTTTTATGCTGTCTTCAGCTTCTGCTCTTGCAAATAGTATGCTGTGGAAAGTCATGAGTAGAGCATCTCTCTTTCAAACAGTGCGCTGTGGAAAGTCATTGTATCGGGCACTTGTTACAGTACCAGGCATCTGTTCCAGCGAACCAAGATCGCTCGCTGGTTGAAAGGCCGGGTCAGTTCCATCAGCGCCCATGTCGTTCTTTCCTGAATCTTTTTGGGTTCTAATCCGCCAGGAGTTCCTTTACCGCTCCGGCGATGTTATCGGCGGTGAAGCCGAACTTTTCCATGTTCACTTTTCCCGGGGCCGAGGC from Deltaproteobacteria bacterium encodes the following:
- a CDS encoding DNA mismatch repair protein MutS; this translates as MTFHSILFARAEAEDSIKNETLEAPAVFVDLNLDQIIDAITANKEEYDLKPFFYTPLNDIDLIKYRQEIMQEFGNETLLENINSFAQKMRIMRRYLTLADTLSYKYHKEGWFLEAMEIYCDAINDLVHDLFHIDLKSRGFLAFRAYLADYADSDRFTSLLAETKKLRADLSDIKYCLLINGNRIKVRKYAAEIDYSADVEKTFAKFKQGAVKDYRVKFPTRSGMNHVEARVLDLLADLYPDIFLDLDNYCAKNSNYLDDTIAVFDREIQFYIAYLEYLAKFEQVGLTFCYPRISNKSKEVYNYTGFDLALADKLITEDSSVVCNDFFLKGKERIFVVSGPNQGGKTTFARTFGQLHYLAGIGCPVPGRKAQLFLYDKLFTHFEKEENIKDLRGKLADDLLRIYDILNEATSDSIIIMNEIFTSTTLKDAVFLSKKVMEDIIQLDLLCVWVTFIDELTPFSEKTASMVSTVVPENPALRTYKILRRPADGLAYALSIAEQHRLTYDLLKERIKS